In a single window of the Bactrocera dorsalis isolate Fly_Bdor chromosome 2, ASM2337382v1, whole genome shotgun sequence genome:
- the LOC125776177 gene encoding RNA polymerase II elongation factor Ell-like — MASNISSNCYSGHKIDRYSDNRHRSTDEKENTSKSQNSTDVSRCSIRERLIHLLALKPFTKLELTSRLQKEGIRNHERSSINSILMAIAQLRNQMYHLRVHMWYYVNENWPFYTEEEQNQVKRNKPKDPTPSDNSTKEEQNQVKRNKPRDPTPSDNSTVGSSCEVSNSANTSGLSCCHIRERLIHLLALKPFSKVELFSRLRKEGIRDDDRSSIKSILMDIASVRNNVYSLRGHMWENVNENWPFYTEDEQNQVKRNKPQDLSPPHNSNDSSSCGSLSPSSSPPQQIDSLEYEYLPPAKKQRISRVSPNSKHDVASSNRIGNKTDNSTTQFSSHSTKKDSAYQNNLYTYDSDNTNRVLVSSNSSNITINNPTHCNNHWTKNDSKNQEKDISRNNGDQLNLKNDGNSKPESDLPKKNGSLTDSAAPATRKSYTLIDMFGDDTANPTKRTTKDGSHKRKATTSDLQQQTQPQRNLTERLVDLFGDDIATPPKQTANDRPLKRKKETDHNLHQQQPQRNSPEMTESLAEPVAPAPRKEYKLIDLFGDDIATPTKVTTNDREKRHKKESSDQNLRPQSHLSKKSETLTKSKKQRMIELFGEDSD, encoded by the coding sequence ATGGCATCAAATATTTCTAGCAACTGTTATTCTGGACACAAAATCGATCGTTATAGTGACAACCGACATCGTTCTACAGATGAAAAAGAGAACACCTCGAAAAGTCAAAATTCAACTGACGTATCTCGTTGTAGTATTCGCGAACGACTCATCCACTTGTTGGCGTTGAAGCCATTCACCAAGTTGGAGCTAACTTCACGGTTGCAAAAGGAAGGAATACGTAATCATGAGCGCTCGTCCATTAATAGCATACTCATGGCTATTGCTCAGCTCCGGAACCAAATGTACCACCTTCGAGTGCATATGTGGTATTATGTGAATGAAAATTGGCCCTTCTATACTGAGGAAGAGCAGAACCAAGTCAAGCGGAATAAGCCAAAAGATCCAACTCCATCAGACAATTCGACCAAGGAAGAGCAGAATCAAGTCAAGCGGAATAAGCCACGAGACCCAACTCCATCAGACAATTCGACCGTTGGAAGCTCATGTGAAGTCTCAAATAGTGCAAACACATCTGGACTATCTTGCTGTCATATTCGGGAACGACTCATTCACTTGTTGGCATTGAAACCATTCAGCAAAGTAGAGCTATTTTCACGATTACGAAAGGAGGGAATTCGTGATGATGACCGTTCGTCCATTAAAAGCATACTCATGGATATTGCTTCAGTCCGCAACAATGTATATAGCTTACGTGGGCATATGTGGGAAAATGTGAATGAAAATTGGCCTTTTTATACTGAGGATGAGCAGAATCAAGTCAAACGGAATAAGCCACAAGACCTATCTCCACCACACAATTCGAACGACAGCAGCTCGtgtgggagcctgagtccatcTTCAAGTCCCCCACAACAGATAGACAGTTTGGAATACGAATATTTACCGCCAGCAAAGAAGCAACGTATAAGTCGTGTCAGCCCTAACAGTAAACATGACGTCGCCAGCTCTAACAGGATCGGTAACAAAACTGATAATAGTACAACACAGTTCAGTAGCCATTCGACGAAGAAAGATTCTGCGTATCAAAATAATTTGTACACGTATGATAGTGATAACACTAATCGTGTTTTGGTCAGCTCTAACTCAAGTAACATTACAATTAACAACCCGACGCATTGCAATAACCATTGGACGAAAAACGATTCTAAGAATCAAGAGAAGGACATTTCGAGAAACAATGGCGACCAACTTAACCTGAAAAACGATGGAAATTCAAAACCCGAAAGTGATCTGCCAAAGAAGAACGGAAGTTTAACGGACTCAGCAGCACCAGCGACAAGAAAGAGTTATACATTGATTGATATGTTCGGAGATGATACTGCAAACCCTACAAAGAGAACTACCAAAGATGGGTCTCATAAAAGGAAGGCTACAACCTCTGACCTACAGCAACAAACTCAACCTCAACGGAATTTGACAGAGAGGTTGGTTGATCTATTCGGCGATGATATTGCAACACCCCCAAAACAGACCGCCAATGACCGGCCGCTTAAAAGGAAGAAGGAAACGGACCATAacctacaccaacaacaacctcAACGGAACTCGCCAGAGATGACTGAGAGTTTGGCGGAGCCGGTGGCACCAGCCCCTAGAAAAGAATATAAGTTGATTGATCTATTCGGCGATGACATTGCGACCCCTACAAAAGTGACCACCAATGACCGGGAAAAGCGGCATAAAAAGGAGTCTTCAGATCAAAACTTGCGACCCCAATCGCACTTGTCAAAGAAGAGCGAGACTTTAACAAAATCCAAGAAGCAAAGAATGATTGAATTATTTGGAGAGGACTCTGATTAA